Proteins encoded in a region of the Fibrobacter sp. genome:
- the surE gene encoding 5'/3'-nucleotidase SurE, with amino-acid sequence MQNTPRTRVLIVNDDGFKSGNLRALAAALSKVADVFVFAPETEQSGVSQAFTVRRGLRVKQVPVDETTPVAADGTKAWPYEFYSVSGTPADCAKFALGHFAKFGLSLEPEGCNGVSSAAGEFDVCFSGVNVGENSGVSSLYSGTVAGAREAALWGVPGVALSLRGCGGDLLETAVEFAVRVVKERLFESIAPGTFWNVNFPKVKPADFKGYKSTKMAHEMFTDHYSLVDADDGSGDKLWLLDGDKLWNESPVDSDDYLLNQGYATITPHRIDQTDYESLDRLNKTINGLG; translated from the coding sequence ATGCAAAATACCCCTAGAACACGTGTTCTCATCGTAAACGACGATGGGTTTAAGAGCGGCAATCTGCGCGCTCTTGCGGCTGCCTTGTCCAAGGTGGCTGATGTGTTCGTTTTTGCCCCCGAAACGGAGCAGAGCGGGGTCAGTCAGGCCTTTACCGTGCGCAGAGGTTTGCGCGTCAAACAGGTGCCCGTGGATGAAACCACTCCCGTGGCAGCCGACGGTACAAAAGCCTGGCCTTATGAATTCTATTCCGTGTCTGGCACACCTGCAGATTGCGCCAAGTTTGCCTTAGGTCATTTCGCAAAATTCGGGCTTTCTTTGGAACCCGAAGGCTGCAATGGAGTAAGCTCTGCCGCAGGTGAATTCGACGTCTGTTTCTCCGGCGTGAACGTTGGCGAAAATTCCGGCGTCTCGTCCTTGTATTCCGGTACGGTTGCCGGTGCCCGCGAAGCCGCCCTGTGGGGTGTTCCCGGCGTTGCGCTTTCCCTCCGCGGTTGTGGGGGAGACCTGCTGGAAACTGCCGTGGAATTTGCAGTACGCGTGGTCAAGGAACGCCTTTTTGAAAGTATCGCGCCCGGAACCTTCTGGAACGTGAACTTCCCCAAGGTAAAACCTGCAGACTTCAAGGGCTACAAGTCCACGAAGATGGCCCACGAAATGTTTACGGACCACTACAGCCTGGTGGATGCCGACGATGGCTCTGGCGACAAGCTGTGGTTGCTTGATGGCGACAAATTATGGAACGAATCCCCTGTGGATAGTGATGACTATCTGTTGAACCAGGGTTACGCCACCATCACCCCGCACCGCATAGACCAGACCGACTATGAAAGTTTAGATAGATTAAATAAAACGATAAATGGGCTGGGCTAA
- the gyrA gene encoding DNA gyrase subunit A, translated as MSEELVPGTQFKSLIEKDMQESYLRYSMSVIVARALPDARDGFKPVHRRVMYSMHKLGVVPNKPTVKSARIVGDVIGKYHPHGDSAVYETLVRMAQDFSLRYPLVFGQGNFGSIDGDGAAAMRYTEAKMNACGSLMLEDLEKDTVDMGPNFDESLEEPKVLPSALPNMLVNGTTGIAVGMATSMAPHNLREISNAIHAQALNPDITGEELLGYVSGPDFPTGGIICGRAGIRDAYLTGHGKVRLRARTEIDVDSRGKPRIIVSEIPYMVNKSELCKKIAELVKDKRVDGITDIRDETNREGIRIVIELRKDAVAEVVLNNLFKNTQLQTTFSIYNLALVNNLPKVLTLKDLIQIYIDHRLDVITRSTQFDLNKAAARLHIIEGLRIATQNIDEVVQIIKSSKTTEAAKQALQERFSLDEIQSQAIVDMRLAQLTGLNLEKLEAEYNELLATVADLKDILEKRERRIAILLERLDAIVAKIGDERRTSIEDAVDDYDYEDLIAEEEQVITLSKEGYIKRLPIDTFKAQSRGGKGVVGTGLKDDDDVDQIFTASTHSYLLVFTNKGRAYWTKVYRLPEGNRSSKGRPIINFIGLTEGEKVQAIVPVRKFGGYFCLVFATKKGIVNKMDLTLFSRPRKAGVNAISLDEDDELVKVQLVGMSAEEFNASQAGDDNDETAEAQAAAEAQVANESEDADETAAQPIAKDLLMIATKMGQAVTFPISCMRSMGRGTHGVKGITLAEGDEVISLIWLKEGNKIVTITEKGFGKRSQPSSYRVTKRGSKGVRNLSADGMEKTGPAVFVESVADDYDLIITSKEGQVIRIEAETIRLTNRSAIGVKCIRLNDGDTVQDATALPSVEDIEQDSAEAKETFDHVEGVEVDDDSVVKDDKPEQQIGVPTDGSEE; from the coding sequence ATGTCAGAAGAATTGGTACCAGGAACACAGTTCAAGTCCTTGATCGAAAAGGACATGCAGGAAAGCTATCTGCGCTATTCCATGAGCGTGATTGTGGCCCGTGCTCTGCCCGACGCCCGTGACGGCTTTAAGCCGGTGCATCGTCGCGTGATGTACAGTATGCATAAGCTGGGCGTGGTTCCCAACAAGCCCACCGTGAAGTCTGCCCGTATTGTGGGTGACGTCATCGGTAAGTACCACCCCCATGGTGACTCTGCTGTATACGAAACCTTGGTACGTATGGCTCAGGATTTCTCCCTCCGCTATCCTCTGGTTTTCGGTCAGGGTAACTTCGGTTCTATCGACGGTGATGGCGCTGCTGCTATGCGTTATACCGAAGCCAAGATGAATGCCTGCGGCTCCCTGATGCTGGAAGATCTTGAAAAAGATACCGTGGACATGGGTCCCAACTTCGACGAATCCTTGGAAGAACCGAAGGTCTTGCCCTCTGCACTTCCCAACATGCTGGTGAACGGTACTACCGGTATTGCTGTGGGTATGGCAACCTCCATGGCTCCCCATAACCTTCGTGAAATTTCCAATGCAATTCACGCCCAGGCCTTGAATCCGGACATTACCGGCGAAGAATTGCTGGGTTACGTCAGCGGTCCGGATTTCCCCACTGGCGGTATTATTTGCGGTCGCGCCGGCATCCGTGACGCCTACCTCACTGGTCATGGCAAGGTTCGCCTCCGTGCACGTACCGAAATCGATGTGGATAGCCGCGGCAAGCCCCGCATCATCGTGTCTGAAATTCCCTACATGGTGAACAAGTCTGAGCTCTGCAAGAAGATTGCTGAACTTGTAAAGGACAAGCGTGTAGACGGTATTACCGACATCCGTGACGAAACGAACCGCGAAGGTATCCGTATTGTCATTGAACTCCGTAAGGATGCTGTTGCAGAAGTGGTTCTGAACAACCTGTTCAAGAATACCCAGCTGCAGACCACCTTCAGCATCTACAATCTGGCTTTGGTGAACAACCTGCCTAAGGTCTTGACTCTCAAGGACCTTATCCAGATTTACATTGACCATCGCCTTGATGTAATTACACGCTCCACTCAGTTCGACTTGAACAAGGCTGCGGCTCGTCTTCACATTATCGAAGGCCTGCGTATTGCTACCCAGAACATCGATGAAGTGGTCCAGATTATCAAGAGCAGCAAGACCACGGAAGCGGCAAAGCAGGCTTTGCAGGAACGCTTCTCCTTGGACGAAATCCAGTCCCAGGCTATCGTGGATATGCGTCTTGCCCAGCTTACCGGCTTGAACTTGGAAAAGTTGGAAGCGGAATACAACGAACTGTTGGCTACCGTTGCTGACTTGAAGGATATCCTGGAAAAGCGCGAACGTCGTATTGCTATTCTGCTTGAACGTTTGGATGCAATTGTCGCTAAGATTGGTGACGAACGCCGTACCAGCATTGAAGATGCTGTTGACGACTATGACTACGAAGACCTGATCGCCGAAGAAGAACAGGTCATTACCTTGAGTAAGGAAGGTTACATCAAGCGCTTGCCTATCGATACCTTCAAGGCCCAGAGCCGCGGTGGCAAGGGTGTCGTAGGTACCGGTCTCAAGGACGACGATGACGTTGACCAGATCTTTACCGCAAGCACCCATAGCTACCTGCTGGTGTTCACCAACAAGGGCCGTGCCTACTGGACCAAGGTTTATCGCCTGCCCGAAGGCAACCGCAGCAGCAAGGGTCGCCCCATTATCAACTTTATCGGTCTCACCGAAGGCGAAAAGGTTCAGGCCATTGTACCGGTCCGTAAGTTCGGTGGCTACTTCTGCCTGGTGTTCGCTACCAAGAAGGGTATTGTCAACAAGATGGATCTCACCCTCTTCAGCCGTCCCCGTAAGGCTGGCGTCAACGCCATTAGCCTTGACGAAGATGACGAATTGGTGAAGGTTCAGCTGGTGGGCATGAGCGCCGAAGAATTCAACGCATCTCAGGCCGGTGACGACAACGACGAAACCGCAGAAGCCCAGGCTGCTGCAGAAGCTCAGGTCGCTAACGAATCCGAAGATGCCGACGAAACTGCTGCACAGCCCATCGCCAAGGACCTCTTGATGATTGCCACCAAGATGGGCCAGGCTGTAACGTTCCCCATTAGCTGCATGCGTAGCATGGGCCGCGGTACTCACGGCGTGAAGGGCATTACCCTGGCCGAAGGTGACGAAGTCATTTCTCTCATCTGGCTCAAGGAAGGCAACAAGATCGTGACCATTACCGAGAAGGGCTTTGGTAAGCGTTCTCAGCCGTCTTCTTATCGCGTGACTAAGCGTGGCAGCAAGGGTGTTCGCAACCTCAGCGCTGATGGTATGGAAAAGACGGGTCCGGCAGTATTCGTGGAAAGCGTTGCCGACGACTACGACTTGATCATTACCAGTAAGGAAGGCCAGGTCATCCGTATCGAAGCTGAAACTATCCGCTTGACCAACCGTAGCGCAATCGGCGTGAAGTGCATCCGTCTAAACGATGGCGACACCGTCCAGGATGCAACCGCACTGCCCAGCGTCGAAGACATCGAACAGGATTCCGCAGAAGCCAAGGAAACCTTCGACCATGTCGAAGGCGTTGAAGTGGATGACGACTCTGTTGTAAAGGATGATAAGCCGGAACAGCAGATCGGCGTTCCGACGGATGGTTCCGAAGAATAA